One window of the Solanum stenotomum isolate F172 chromosome 11, ASM1918654v1, whole genome shotgun sequence genome contains the following:
- the LOC125843970 gene encoding protein TRAUCO — MENLMATYQDEEEEEITADPAPSSAVEAPSSAAEAPATLDEVLPLVAENGSVDTPEPESDLPNADPKSPLKSTKLEEDNDEENDDDDEEEEEEEEEEAEEPPAKKQKPLSSLTLTSPKIEEVEEEEEEKQGDLTKLPLSTPTTAKGMASSSSKKAKSKSKKKNNNNNLWTKSSSRKGKKKNKNNTSNQKSNGKKNGVVPEQEAEDKVYIIPIPRFPDKNDDSPDVKICLSKVYKAEKVDVSEDRLTAGSTKGYRMVRATRGVLEGAWYFEIKVVKLGDTGHTRLGWSTDKGDLQAPVGYDGNSFGYRDIDGSKIHKALREKYGEEGYGEGDVIGLYINLPEGAQYAPKPPRLVWYKGQRYMCAADPKEDPPKIIPGSEISFFKNGVCQGVAFKDLYGGRYYPAASMYTLPDQPNCTVKFNFGPDFECFPEDFAGRSVPKPMVEVPYHGFDGRVENGNSWHSTRMCPMLKVVNEHVNKIGEAAEMVS; from the exons ATGGAGAATCTCATGGCTACTTAccaagacgaagaagaagaggaaattaCCGCCGACCCTGCTCCGTCATCCGCCGTCGAAGCTCCGTCATCTGCCGCCGAAGCTCCGGCGACCCTTGATGAGGTTCTACCGTTAGTTGCAGAAAATGGCAGTGTGGATACTCCAGAACCCGAATCCGATTTACCAAATGCCGACCCGAAAAGCCCCCTGAAATCCACCAAATTGGAAGAAGATAACGACGAAGAAaacgatgatgatgatgaggaggaggaggaggaggaagaagaagaagcagaagagCCACCAGCGAAGAAGCAGAAGCCGCTATCCAGTTTAACCCTAACATCACCAAAAatagaagaagtagaagaagaggaagaggagaaaCAAGGTGATTTGACTAAATTACCCTTGTCAACACCTACAACAGCTAAGGGAATGGCGTCGTCTAGTAGCAAGAAGGCAAAGTCCAAATCgaagaagaaaaacaacaataacaatcttTGGACGAAATCAAGTTCGagaaaagggaagaagaagaacaagaacaacACTAGCAACCAAAAAAGCAATGGAAAGAAAAATGGAGTCGTTCCAGAACAGGAAGCAGAAGACAAAGTTTACATTATACCAATTCCAAGGTTTCCAGACAAAAATGATGATAGCCCAGATGTAAAAATCTGTCTTTCAAAGGTTTACAAAGCAGAAAAAGTTGATGTAAGTGAGGATAGATTAACTGCAGGAAGTACAAAAGGTTACAGGATGGTGAGAGCAACAAGAGGGGTATTAGAAGGAGCATGGTATTTCGAGATTAAGGTAGTGAAGTTAGGTGACACAGGGCATACACGACTTGGGTGGTCAACAGATAAAGGGGATTTGCAAGCACCTGTTGGATATGATGGGAATAGTTTTGGGTATAGAGATATCGATGGTAGCAAGATTCATAAAGCATTAAGGGAGAAATATGGGGAAGAAGGATATGGAGAAGGTGATGTTATTGGCTTGTATATCAATTTGCCTGAAGGTGCTCAATATGCCCCAAAACCGCCTCGGCTTGTTTGGTATAAGGGACAGAGATATATGTGTGCAGCTGATCCTAAAGAAGATCCTCCTAAAATAATTCCTG GGAGTGAGATATCTTTCTTCAAAAATGGAGTTTGTCAAGGTGTTGCTTTCAAAGATCTTTATGGTGGTCGTTACTATCCTGCTGCTTCAATGTATACACTTCCTGACCAACCTAATTGCACTGTGAAGTTCAACTTCGGCCCGGACTTTGAATGCTTTCCTGAAGATTTTGCTGGGCGCTCTGTTCCAAAACCAATGGTTGAAGTTCCTTATCATGGATTTGATGGAAGAGTTGAGAATG GTAATTCATGGCATTCAACTAGGATGTGCCCCATGCTCAAAGTGGTAAACgaacatgtaaataaaattggAGAAGCTGCTGAAATGGTTAGCTAA
- the LOC125843966 gene encoding ABC transporter G family member 15-like: MEIEVARLGGDVEKGIESSGAYLIWEDVTVVLPKFGGGKGPTKRLLNGLSGYAEPGRIMAIMGPSGSGKSTLLDTLAGRLSANLVMTGNILLNGKKRRLDHGFVAYVTQEDILMGTLTVRETIQYSAQLRLPSNMSKDEVNEIVNNVIIEMGLEDCAQNLIGNWHLRGISGGEKKRLSIALEIITQPQLLFLDEPTSGLDSASAYFVVQVLKNIACGGRTIISSIHQPSSEVFALFDDLFLLSSGETIYFGEAKLAVEFFGDSGFACPTRRNPADHFLRCINSDFDDVTATLIGSRRINDMKETSSSLIYLPTSECRVRLIQNYKYSSHKLRTKARVRQLANIKDIVFKESGGSQASWLKQLCTLIKRSLKNMSRDFGYYWLRIIVYIILSICVGTVFYDVGTGHNAVIARGACGGFISGFMTFMSIGGFPSFIEEMKIFEKERKSGHYGVGVFILSNFISSFPFLVFMSMSSSAITYSLVKFHPGFFHFLYAAIVLLSSITVVESCMMVVACFVPNFTMGLVVGAGILGIMMASAGFFRLMPDLPKVFWRYPISYLNYMAWGLQGAYKNDLIGLEFDPVMPGEQIKKMKGEEIISSVLGFSVKHSKWCDLGVVIAILISYRLLFYIVLKLKEKALPILHTLYTQTTLQHLSKRPSFRITPPFPSKRYHHIHSLSSQQNLDSPLH, translated from the exons ATGGAGATAGAGGTAGCAAGACTAGGTGGTGATGTTGAAAAGGGAATAGAGAGTAGTGGAGCCTATTTGATTTGGGAAGATGTAACAGTTGTGTTACCAAAATTTGGAGGAGGAAAAGGGCCAACTAAAAGATTACTTAATGGATTAAGTGGTTATGCTGAACCTGGTAGAATTATGGCTATTATGGGTCCTTCTGGCTCTGGAAAATCTACACTTCTTGATACGTTAGCAG GAAGACTCTCAGCAAATCTTGTTATGACTGGCAATATTCTTCTCAATGGGAAGAAGAGAAGGCTTGACCATGGTTTTGTT GCTTATGTGACACAAGAAGATATACTAATGGGAACTCTAACAGTAAGAGAAACTATCCAATACTCAGCTCAATTAAGGCTTCCAAGCAACATGAGTAAAGATGAAGTAAATGAGATTGTAAACAATGTTATAATAGAGATGGGATTAGAAGATTGTGCACAAAATTTGATTGGAAACTGGCATTTAAGAGGAATAAGTGGTGGTGAAAAAAAGAGATTAAGTATTGCACTTGAAATAATAACACAACCACAACTATTATTTCTTGATGAACCTACAAGTGGACTTGATAGTGCTTCTGCCTATTTTGTTGTTCAAGTACTTAAGAATATTGCATGTGGTGGAAGGACTATAATAAGCTCTATTCATCAACCAAGTAGTGAAGTTTTTGCACTATTTGATGACCTTTTCTTGCTATCTTCTGGTGAAACTATTTATTTTGGAGAAGCTAAATTGGCAGTAGAG ttttttggtgattcagggTTTGCATGTCCAACTAGAAGAAATCCTGCTGACCATTTTCTTCGTTGCATTAATTCAGACTTTGATGATGTTACTGCCACTTTAATAGGATCAAGGAGAATAAAT GATATGAAAGAGACATCAAGTTCACTAATTTATTTGCCAACATCAGAGTGTAGAGTAAGGCTtattcaaaattacaaatattcAAGCCATAAATTGAGGACAAAAGCTAGAGTTCGACAACTTGCAAATATT aAAGATATTGTATTTAAAGAAAGTGGAGGGAGTCAAGCAAGTTGGTTAAAGCAATTATGTACATTGATTAAGAGATCATTGAAGAATATGAGTAGAGATTTTGGTTATTATTGGTTGAGGATTATAGTGTATATTATATTATCTATTTGTGTTGGTACTGTTTTCTATGATGTTGGAACTGGTCATAATGCTGTAATTGCAAGGGGTGCTTGTGGTGGATTCATTTCTGGCTTCATGACTTTTATGTCCATTGGAGGCTTCCCATCTTTCATTGAAGAAATGAAG AtatttgagaaagaaaggaagagtGGACACTATGGTGTTGGTGTATTCAttctttcaaatttcatttcatCATTCCCATTCCTAGTTTTTATGTCTATGAGCTCATCAGCCATTACATATAGCCTAGTGAAGTTTCACCCGGGCTTCTTCCATTTTTTATATGCTGCCATTGTTCTCTTAAGCTCAATAACTGTTGTTGAAAGTTGCATGATGGTTGTGGCTTGCTTTGTTCCTAATTTCACCATGGGTCTTGTTGTTGGTGCTGGAATTCTT GGAATTATGATGGCATCAGCTGGTTTTTTCAGGCTAATGCCTgatcttccaaaagtcttttggAGATACCCTATTTCATATCTTAATTACATGGCATGGGGCTTGCAG GGTGCATACAAGAATGATTTAATAGGACTAGAATTTGACCCTGTAATGCCAGGTGAACAAATAAAGAAGATGAAAGGTGAAGAAATCATCAGCTCAGTTCTTGGATTTTCAGTAAAACACTCCAAATGGTGTGATTTGGGTGTTGTAATAGCAATTCTCATATCATATAGATTGCTTTTCTACATTGTTCTTAAGCTAAAGGAAAAAGCTTTACCAATTTTACACACATTATACACACAAACAACTCTTCAACATCTTAGTAAAAGACCTTCTTTTAGGATAACACCACCTTTTCCATCAAAAAGATATCATCATATCCACTCATTGTCTTCTCAACAAAACCTTGATTCCCCACTCCATTGA